A single genomic interval of Deinococcus fonticola harbors:
- the fni gene encoding type 2 isopentenyl-diphosphate Delta-isomerase: MSEVQRRKLKHIDVCLAHDVQFQTVTTGLEAVPWPYRALPEVNLADIDLSTTFLGKRLSAPLLIGAMTGGAERARTINRTLAEAAQATGIGLMLGSQRVMLDVPGALSSFQVRNVAPDILLIGNLGLGQLMKGYGPAELERAAALVGADAVAVHLNPLQEAMQASGDTAYQGATARLHQVIRESRVPLLVKEVGHGISGGVAASLADLPLAALDVAGAGGTSWARVEALARYGEVRFGPLCEVGLPTAQALRECRAALPRVPLVASGGIRSGLDMARALTLGAHVNAVALPFLPLALEGVQAVIDHIETLKQELRVALFVAGYRSVRDVQARTTELAR, from the coding sequence GTGAGTGAGGTGCAGCGCCGCAAGCTGAAGCACATCGACGTGTGTCTCGCGCACGACGTGCAGTTTCAGACAGTGACCACCGGCCTGGAGGCCGTGCCCTGGCCCTACCGCGCCCTGCCCGAGGTGAACCTGGCCGACATCGACCTCTCGACCACCTTCCTGGGCAAGCGCCTGAGTGCGCCGCTCCTGATCGGGGCCATGACCGGCGGCGCCGAGCGCGCCCGCACCATCAACCGCACGCTGGCCGAGGCCGCGCAGGCCACCGGCATCGGCCTGATGCTGGGGTCGCAGCGCGTGATGCTGGACGTGCCCGGCGCCCTATCCAGCTTTCAGGTGCGCAACGTGGCCCCGGACATTCTGCTGATCGGCAACCTGGGTCTGGGTCAGCTGATGAAGGGCTACGGCCCGGCGGAACTGGAACGCGCCGCTGCGCTGGTGGGCGCCGACGCCGTGGCTGTTCATCTCAATCCTCTCCAGGAGGCCATGCAGGCAAGCGGGGATACGGCCTACCAGGGGGCCACCGCCCGCTTGCATCAGGTGATCCGCGAAAGCCGCGTGCCCCTCCTGGTCAAGGAAGTCGGTCACGGGATTTCCGGTGGGGTGGCGGCCTCTCTGGCTGATCTGCCGCTGGCCGCGCTGGACGTGGCCGGGGCAGGCGGCACCTCCTGGGCCCGGGTGGAGGCGCTGGCGCGTTATGGAGAAGTGCGCTTCGGGCCGCTGTGCGAAGTGGGCCTGCCCACTGCCCAGGCCCTGCGCGAGTGCCGGGCGGCCCTGCCACGGGTACCGCTGGTGGCCTCCGGCGGCATTCGCAGCGGCCTGGACATGGCCCGCGCCCTGACGCTGGGGGCGCATGTCAACGCTGTCGCGCTTCCCTTCCTGCCTCTCGCCTTGGAGGGCGTGCAGGCGGTTATCGACCACATCGAGACGCTGAAGCAGGAACTGCGGGTGGCCCTCTTCGTGGCGGGTTACCGGAGCGTACGGGACGTGCAGGCCCGCACGACTGAACTGGCCCGGTAA
- the uvsE gene encoding UV DNA damage repair endonuclease UvsE, giving the protein MGTPHYGLVCLTVGPEVRFKTVTLSRYRTLSPAGREEKLLTLYRENVRILHSAAAYCAARGVRLYRMSSSLFPMLDLAGDDTGRAVLASLSAELRAAGQAFRDAGIRVLMHPEQFIVLNSERPEVRASSLHALQSHASVMDALGLERSPWNLLLLHGGKGGRGAELQALIPDLPPAVRLRLGLENDERAYGPQDLLSICEATGTPFVFDAHHHVVKERLADQEDPSVREWVLRARATWTPPEWQVVHLSNGLENHQDRRHSYLITHLPSAYADVPWIEVEAKGKEVALAALMGAVPLEAAGESRQVSTGE; this is encoded by the coding sequence ATGGGAACGCCGCATTACGGTCTGGTCTGTCTTACCGTGGGGCCGGAGGTGCGGTTCAAAACCGTGACCCTCAGCCGCTACCGCACGCTCTCGCCTGCCGGGCGCGAGGAGAAGCTGCTGACTCTGTACCGCGAGAACGTCCGCATTCTGCATTCGGCGGCCGCCTACTGCGCCGCGCGGGGCGTGCGGCTCTACCGCATGAGTTCCAGCCTGTTCCCCATGCTCGACCTGGCCGGCGACGACACCGGCCGCGCGGTGCTGGCCTCGCTGAGCGCCGAGCTGCGGGCCGCCGGGCAGGCCTTCCGGGACGCGGGCATTCGCGTGCTGATGCACCCCGAACAGTTCATCGTGCTGAACAGCGAGCGGCCCGAGGTGCGCGCCAGCAGCCTGCACGCCCTGCAAAGCCACGCCAGCGTGATGGACGCCCTGGGCCTAGAGCGCAGCCCCTGGAACCTGCTGCTGCTGCACGGTGGAAAGGGCGGGCGCGGGGCCGAATTGCAGGCCCTGATTCCCGACCTGCCGCCCGCCGTGCGCCTGCGTCTGGGCCTGGAAAACGACGAACGCGCCTACGGGCCGCAGGACTTGCTGTCCATCTGCGAGGCGACCGGCACGCCTTTCGTGTTCGACGCGCACCACCACGTGGTCAAGGAGCGCCTGGCGGATCAGGAAGACCCCAGCGTGCGCGAGTGGGTGCTGCGGGCGCGGGCCACCTGGACGCCCCCCGAATGGCAGGTCGTTCACCTCAGCAACGGCCTGGAAAACCACCAGGACAGGCGGCACAGTTACCTGATCACGCACCTGCCCAGCGCCTACGCCGACGTGCCCTGGATCGAGGTGGAGGCCAAGGGCAAAGAAGTTGCCCTGGCGGCCCTGATGGGGGCCGTTCCCCTGGAGGCCGCAGGTGAGTCCAGACAGGTGAGCACAGGTGAGTGA
- the crtI gene encoding phytoene desaturase family protein encodes MSLPAELQRPRRAVIIGAGFGGLSLGIRLQSLGFDTLILERLDGPGGRGYQKHTPDGYVFDMGPTVITVPHFIEELFALERGRAQLDGADFPQSVRNAPRVTVGPSGGSHTRRYVNLVPILPFYRIVFDDGTHFDYDGDPQHTREQIRELAPEDLAGYERFDRDARAIFERGFLELGYTHFGDLPTMLRVVPDLLRLDAVRTLFSFTSKYFQSGKMRQVFSFETLLVGGNPLSVPAIYAMIHFVEKTWGIHYCMGGTGELVRAFERKFRELGGQIRYGAGVQEITVTDDWGQAPSPLRPRVARGVVLESGERVPADLVVSNGDWANTYLKRVPARARLVNSDLRVKAARQSMSLLVIYFGFRDDGQPLNLRHHNILLGPRYEALLREIFGQKVLGADFSQYLHVPTLTDPSLAPPGHHAAYTLVPVPHKGSGLDWSVEGPKLVERVYAYLDERGIIPGLRERLTHSEFITPDYFAGTLDSYLGNAFGPEPVLVQSAFFRPHNRSEDVKNLYLVGAGAQPGGGTPSVMMSAKMTARLIADDFGVPPSIRR; translated from the coding sequence ATGTCCCTTCCAGCAGAGTTACAGCGTCCCCGGCGGGCCGTGATCATCGGCGCGGGCTTCGGCGGCCTGAGCTTGGGCATCCGGCTGCAAAGCCTGGGCTTCGATACGCTGATTCTGGAACGGCTGGACGGGCCGGGCGGGCGCGGCTACCAGAAGCACACGCCGGACGGCTACGTGTTCGACATGGGGCCGACCGTGATCACGGTGCCGCACTTCATCGAGGAACTGTTCGCGCTGGAGCGCGGCCGCGCCCAGCTGGACGGCGCGGACTTCCCGCAGAGCGTGCGGAACGCGCCGCGGGTCACGGTGGGCCCCTCGGGCGGATCGCACACCCGGCGCTATGTGAACCTGGTGCCCATTCTGCCCTTTTACCGCATCGTGTTCGACGACGGCACGCATTTCGATTACGACGGCGACCCGCAGCACACCCGCGAGCAGATTCGTGAACTGGCCCCGGAAGACCTGGCCGGGTACGAGCGTTTCGACCGCGACGCCCGCGCCATTTTCGAGCGCGGCTTTCTGGAGCTGGGGTACACGCACTTCGGCGACCTGCCCACGATGCTCAGGGTGGTGCCCGACCTGCTGCGGCTGGACGCGGTCAGGACGCTGTTCTCGTTTACCAGCAAGTACTTTCAGTCGGGCAAGATGCGCCAGGTGTTCAGTTTCGAGACGCTGCTGGTGGGCGGCAATCCCCTCAGCGTCCCGGCCATCTACGCGATGATTCACTTCGTCGAGAAAACCTGGGGCATTCATTACTGCATGGGGGGCACCGGCGAACTGGTGCGGGCCTTCGAGCGCAAATTTCGTGAACTGGGCGGCCAGATCCGCTACGGCGCGGGTGTGCAGGAGATCACCGTGACCGATGACTGGGGCCAGGCGCCTTCACCACTGAGACCCCGCGTGGCGCGCGGCGTGGTGCTGGAAAGCGGCGAGCGCGTCCCCGCCGATCTGGTGGTCAGCAACGGCGACTGGGCCAACACCTACCTGAAACGCGTGCCGGCCCGCGCCCGGCTGGTGAACAGCGACCTGCGCGTGAAGGCGGCGCGCCAGAGCATGAGCCTGCTGGTCATCTACTTCGGGTTCCGCGACGACGGGCAACCGCTGAACCTGCGCCACCACAACATTCTGCTGGGCCCGCGCTACGAGGCGCTGCTGCGCGAAATTTTCGGCCAGAAGGTGCTGGGCGCCGACTTCAGCCAGTACCTGCATGTGCCCACCCTCACCGACCCCAGCCTGGCCCCGCCAGGCCACCACGCCGCCTACACCCTGGTGCCGGTACCACACAAGGGCAGTGGCCTGGACTGGTCGGTAGAAGGCCCGAAACTGGTCGAGCGGGTGTACGCCTACCTGGATGAGCGCGGCATTATTCCTGGCCTGCGCGAACGCCTGACGCACTCGGAATTTATTACTCCGGACTACTTTGCCGGCACGCTGGACAGTTACCTGGGCAACGCGTTCGGGCCGGAGCCGGTGCTGGTACAAAGCGCTTTCTTCCGCCCGCACAACCGCAGCGAGGACGTGAAGAACCTGTACCTGGTGGGCGCAGGTGCACAGCCCGGCGGCGGCACCCCCAGCGTGATGATGTCGGCCAAAATGACCGCCCGCTTGATCGCCGACGACTTCGGCGTTCCGCCCTCTATCCGGCGCTGA
- a CDS encoding catalase gives MTKKTNNDAKQQDLAHDTLQPGNMLTDNMGHVIGDDQNSLKAGERGPVLLEDHFLREKLHHFDHERIPERVVHARGSGAHGYFELTDSLGDYTTAQVLTEVGAKTPVFVRFSTVAGFRGSPDTPRDVRGFATRFYTQQGNWDIVGNNIPVFFIQDAIKFPDLVHAVKPEPHHEMPQAASAHDTFWDFISLTPESMHMIMWAMSDRAIPRSFDTMEGFGVHTFRLINARGEVTFVKFHWKPLLGTHSLVWDEAQKIAGKDPDFNRRQMWETIDAGGMLEWHLGVQLFTPEQAAQWDFDVLDATKIVPEDLVPVRLIGKMVLNRNPDNFFSETEQVGYMTSNIVPGMDFTEDPLLQGRNFSYLDTQLSRLGSPNWQSLPINRPVNAASNNQRDGHMRFQINPGRVSYFPNSLDGNRPAPDEKQGFHSHPVMASGAKLRVRPASFSDHYGQAKLFWNSMSPVERVHIAKALRFELSKVETPHVRLAMLEHLEKIHPLLASQVALGLGEKPRAQETAKPSVTYDEPAEMALLARAEADTSASGGLKKAAALSQLEQPQSAKGRHVAILAGDGVDAGAVKALQQALSAEGAMGEVVGTHLGDLGGVQAMKTLGNSHASLFDAVVVADGQLQTETEALDFLREAYLHAKPLGAIADGAPALAAAARQLPGTPWDAAHGVIDDDNAAFVQLLAQHRVWNRAPNPAS, from the coding sequence ATGACGAAGAAAACAAACAACGACGCCAAGCAGCAGGATCTGGCGCACGACACCCTCCAGCCCGGCAACATGCTGACCGACAACATGGGCCACGTCATCGGTGACGACCAGAACAGCCTGAAAGCTGGCGAGCGCGGCCCGGTTCTGCTCGAAGACCATTTCCTGCGCGAAAAGCTGCACCACTTCGACCATGAACGCATCCCCGAACGGGTGGTGCACGCGCGTGGCAGCGGCGCACACGGCTACTTCGAACTGACCGACTCGCTGGGGGACTACACCACCGCGCAGGTGCTGACCGAGGTGGGCGCGAAAACCCCGGTGTTCGTGCGCTTCTCCACCGTGGCGGGCTTCCGGGGCAGCCCCGACACCCCCCGCGACGTGCGCGGCTTCGCCACCCGCTTCTACACCCAGCAGGGCAACTGGGACATCGTGGGCAACAACATCCCGGTGTTCTTCATTCAGGACGCCATCAAGTTTCCGGACTTAGTGCACGCGGTCAAGCCCGAACCGCACCATGAGATGCCGCAGGCCGCCAGCGCCCACGACACCTTCTGGGATTTCATCTCACTGACGCCCGAATCCATGCACATGATCATGTGGGCCATGTCGGACCGCGCCATTCCGCGCAGCTTCGACACCATGGAGGGCTTCGGCGTCCATACCTTCCGCCTGATCAACGCGCGCGGCGAGGTGACCTTCGTGAAGTTCCACTGGAAGCCGCTGCTGGGCACGCACTCGCTGGTGTGGGACGAAGCGCAGAAGATTGCCGGCAAAGACCCCGACTTCAACCGCCGCCAGATGTGGGAAACCATCGACGCCGGCGGCATGCTGGAATGGCACCTGGGCGTACAACTGTTCACGCCCGAGCAGGCGGCGCAGTGGGACTTCGACGTGCTGGACGCCACCAAGATCGTCCCGGAAGACCTGGTGCCGGTACGCTTGATCGGCAAGATGGTGCTGAACCGCAACCCCGACAATTTCTTCAGCGAGACCGAGCAGGTCGGCTACATGACCAGCAACATCGTGCCGGGCATGGACTTTACCGAAGACCCGCTGCTGCAAGGGCGCAACTTCTCCTACCTGGACACGCAGCTTTCGCGCCTGGGTTCGCCCAACTGGCAGTCGCTGCCCATCAACCGCCCCGTGAACGCTGCCAGCAACAACCAGCGCGACGGCCACATGCGTTTCCAGATCAATCCGGGCCGCGTGTCTTACTTCCCCAATTCGCTGGACGGCAACCGACCCGCCCCCGACGAGAAGCAGGGGTTCCACAGCCACCCGGTGATGGCCTCGGGCGCCAAGTTGCGCGTGCGCCCGGCCAGTTTCAGTGACCATTACGGCCAGGCAAAGCTGTTCTGGAACAGCATGTCGCCGGTCGAGCGCGTGCACATCGCCAAGGCCCTGCGCTTCGAGCTGAGCAAGGTCGAAACGCCGCACGTGCGCCTGGCCATGCTGGAACACCTCGAGAAGATTCACCCGCTGCTGGCCTCTCAGGTGGCGCTGGGCCTGGGTGAGAAACCCCGCGCCCAGGAGACCGCCAAACCCAGCGTGACCTACGACGAACCCGCCGAAATGGCGCTGCTGGCCCGCGCCGAGGCCGACACCAGCGCCTCGGGCGGCCTGAAGAAAGCCGCCGCCCTGAGCCAGCTGGAGCAGCCGCAGTCCGCCAAGGGCCGCCACGTGGCGATTCTGGCCGGCGACGGTGTGGACGCCGGGGCAGTCAAGGCCCTTCAGCAGGCGCTGAGCGCCGAGGGAGCCATGGGCGAAGTGGTCGGCACGCACCTGGGCGACCTGGGCGGGGTGCAGGCCATGAAGACCCTGGGCAATTCGCACGCCAGCTTGTTCGACGCGGTGGTCGTCGCGGACGGGCAACTGCAAACCGAAACCGAGGCGCTGGACTTCCTGCGTGAAGCGTATCTGCACGCCAAACCCCTGGGCGCCATTGCCGACGGAGCACCGGCCCTGGCCGCGGCGGCCCGCCAACTCCCCGGCACCCCCTGGGACGCCGCGCACGGCGTGATCGACGACGACAACGCCGCCTTCGTGCAGCTGCTGGCGCAGCACCGCGTGTGGAACCGCGCCCCAAACCCCGCCAGCTGA
- a CDS encoding SDR family NAD(P)-dependent oxidoreductase yields the protein MRIPKRLMLVAGVAALSARRALKAPYDLGGKVALISGGSRGLGLALARELVARGAQVALLARDGAELERAAQDIRERGGEAYTVVADVTQPADLTRAVEETVAHFGRLDIVVNNAGIIQTGPLENMTDEDFMRIMEVNAFGALRLTRAALPQLKKNAGRVLIVSSVGGKVAVPHLGPYSVSKFASYGLGQALRAELAQHGVGVTTVLPSLMRTGSARQAEVKGQYEKEYALFATLDNLPVLSLDAAVAARRAVDALVRGNAQAMIGGPALLLGWASNLAPELTADLMALTTRFLPAATASDAARPGKQVETEATRNNPIKGQAEREFNQN from the coding sequence ATGCGAATCCCCAAACGACTGATGCTGGTGGCGGGCGTGGCCGCCCTCTCGGCCCGCCGCGCCCTGAAAGCGCCGTACGACCTCGGCGGCAAAGTCGCGTTGATCTCGGGCGGTTCACGCGGGCTGGGCCTGGCCCTGGCCCGCGAACTGGTGGCCCGCGGCGCCCAGGTGGCCCTGCTGGCGCGCGACGGCGCCGAACTGGAACGCGCCGCGCAGGACATCCGCGAGCGCGGTGGCGAGGCCTACACGGTGGTCGCCGACGTGACGCAGCCCGCAGACCTGACCCGCGCCGTGGAGGAAACGGTGGCCCACTTCGGGCGGCTGGACATAGTCGTCAACAACGCCGGCATCATCCAGACCGGCCCGCTGGAAAACATGACCGACGAGGATTTCATGCGGATCATGGAGGTCAACGCCTTCGGGGCCCTGCGCCTGACCCGCGCGGCGCTGCCCCAGCTGAAAAAGAATGCTGGGCGCGTGCTGATCGTGTCGTCGGTGGGTGGCAAGGTGGCGGTGCCGCACCTGGGGCCGTACAGCGTCAGCAAATTTGCCTCTTATGGGCTGGGGCAGGCGCTGCGGGCGGAACTGGCGCAGCACGGCGTGGGTGTGACCACCGTGCTGCCCAGCCTGATGCGCACCGGCAGCGCCCGCCAGGCCGAGGTGAAAGGCCAGTACGAGAAGGAGTACGCGCTGTTCGCCACGCTGGACAACCTCCCGGTGCTCTCGCTGGACGCCGCGGTGGCGGCCCGGCGCGCGGTGGACGCGCTGGTGCGCGGGAACGCGCAGGCCATGATCGGCGGCCCGGCCCTGCTGCTGGGGTGGGCGTCCAACCTCGCGCCCGAACTGACCGCCGACCTGATGGCCCTGACCACCCGTTTCCTGCCCGCCGCCACCGCCTCCGACGCGGCACGCCCTGGCAAGCAGGTCGAAACTGAGGCCACCCGCAACAACCCCATCAAGGGGCAGGCCGAACGCGAGTTCAACCAGAATTGA
- a CDS encoding zinc-dependent alcohol dehydrogenase gives MKAIVWQGVNKVGVETVPDPTLLLPTDAIVKITSTAICGSDLHLLDGFIPSMEKGDILGHEFMGEVVEVGKAVKKLKVGDRVVVPFNISCGVCDYCVRGMYSACDNSNPNHRMAEALYGATSGGALFGYSHMYGGYAGGQAQYVRVPFADVGPHKIETGLKDEQVLFLTDIFPTGWQAAENCNIQPGRDVVAVFGAGPVGQFAIRSAYMLGAAHVIAIDRVSERLKMAQEAGAQTINYEQEDVLQALREATGGRGPDHVIDAVGMEAHGHGPGAALDKLQQTLKLSFDRITALRWAIQSCAKGGTVSLPGVYGGLVDKLPMGAAFAKGLTFKMGQTHTHKHIYPLLSRIEAGEIDPSFVITHRATLDQAPDLYKTFRDKHDGCIKVVLNPWA, from the coding sequence ATGAAAGCAATTGTCTGGCAGGGCGTAAATAAGGTTGGCGTGGAAACGGTGCCCGACCCCACGCTGCTTTTACCCACTGACGCCATCGTGAAAATCACCTCCACCGCCATCTGCGGCTCCGACCTGCACCTGCTCGACGGCTTTATTCCCAGTATGGAAAAGGGCGACATCCTGGGCCACGAGTTCATGGGTGAAGTGGTGGAAGTCGGCAAGGCAGTGAAGAAACTGAAGGTCGGCGACCGCGTGGTGGTGCCCTTCAACATCTCCTGCGGCGTGTGCGACTACTGTGTGCGCGGCATGTACAGCGCCTGCGACAACAGCAACCCCAACCACCGCATGGCTGAGGCGCTGTATGGTGCCACCAGCGGTGGCGCGCTGTTCGGGTACTCCCACATGTACGGCGGGTACGCGGGCGGGCAGGCGCAGTACGTGCGCGTTCCCTTCGCCGACGTGGGGCCGCACAAGATCGAAACGGGCCTGAAGGACGAACAGGTACTGTTCCTGACCGACATTTTCCCCACCGGCTGGCAGGCCGCCGAGAACTGCAACATCCAGCCCGGGCGTGATGTGGTGGCGGTGTTCGGGGCCGGCCCGGTGGGGCAGTTCGCTATTCGCAGCGCCTACATGCTGGGCGCGGCGCACGTGATCGCCATCGACCGCGTGTCTGAACGCCTGAAAATGGCCCAGGAAGCGGGCGCACAGACCATCAATTACGAGCAGGAGGATGTGCTGCAGGCGCTCCGCGAGGCGACCGGCGGGCGCGGCCCGGATCACGTGATCGACGCGGTGGGGATGGAAGCGCACGGCCACGGCCCCGGCGCGGCGCTCGACAAGTTGCAGCAGACCCTCAAACTCAGTTTTGACCGGATCACGGCCCTGCGCTGGGCCATCCAAAGCTGCGCCAAGGGCGGCACCGTCAGCCTGCCCGGCGTGTACGGCGGCCTGGTCGACAAGCTGCCGATGGGCGCGGCCTTCGCCAAGGGCCTGACCTTCAAGATGGGCCAGACGCACACCCACAAGCACATCTACCCGCTGCTGTCGCGCATCGAGGCCGGCGAGATCGACCCCAGCTTCGTGATCACGCACCGCGCCACGCTGGATCAGGCGCCGGATCTGTACAAGACCTTCCGGGACAAGCATGACGGTTGCATCAAAGTGGTGCTGAACCCCTGGGCATAA
- a CDS encoding SRPBCC family protein: MTDQTDNTDKTENITIPEKTLFAALGAMFLASSLRSRSTLGTLVLGAAGAGMGYLALKGKQPLAPALKIEQTDTPGEVLIRDAVTINKPVEGLYAIWRNLPNLPHLMSHLQSVEVLDEKRSKWTAKAPLGQAVSWEAELTADEPGRRIAWQSLPGSTIENSGEVKFQPAPGQRGTQITVNMTYKPPLGATGAVLARLFGEEPAQQLRDDLMRFKREQELGFAPTTNGQTSGRPDAGQKTKTGEESPKAEQDQRKAGNA, from the coding sequence ATGACCGATCAGACGGACAACACCGATAAGACCGAGAACATCACCATTCCCGAGAAGACCCTGTTTGCGGCACTGGGAGCCATGTTCCTGGCGTCCAGCCTGCGCAGCCGCTCGACGTTGGGCACGCTGGTGCTGGGCGCGGCCGGCGCTGGCATGGGCTACCTGGCCCTGAAAGGCAAGCAGCCGCTGGCCCCAGCCCTGAAAATCGAGCAGACCGACACGCCAGGAGAGGTGCTGATCCGCGACGCGGTGACCATCAACAAGCCGGTCGAGGGGCTGTACGCCATCTGGCGCAACCTGCCCAACCTGCCACACCTGATGAGCCACCTTCAGAGCGTGGAAGTGCTGGACGAGAAGCGCTCGAAATGGACGGCCAAAGCGCCGCTGGGCCAGGCCGTGAGCTGGGAAGCCGAGCTGACCGCCGATGAGCCGGGCCGGCGCATCGCCTGGCAGAGCCTGCCGGGGTCGACCATCGAGAACAGCGGCGAGGTGAAATTCCAGCCCGCACCGGGGCAGCGCGGTACCCAGATTACCGTGAACATGACGTACAAGCCCCCGCTGGGCGCCACCGGCGCGGTGCTGGCGCGCCTGTTCGGTGAGGAACCCGCCCAGCAACTGCGCGACGACCTGATGCGGTTCAAGCGTGAGCAGGAACTGGGCTTTGCCCCCACCACCAACGGTCAGACCAGTGGCCGCCCCGACGCCGGCCAGAAGACCAAAACGGGCGAGGAAAGCCCCAAAGCCGAGCAGGATCAACGGAAGGCAGGTAACGCATGA
- a CDS encoding superoxide dismutase family protein, with translation MRTFALTSLLALGLAAAGGAAAPTPAPLRATAAIRDAAGQVTGTARFEQLGVNLQITVQVRGLTPGQHGMHIHEMGRCTPGVDPATNTVVPFGGAGGHFDPGMSKNHDAPTTDNKHGHGGDTPMLNVAADGSGQLTFTTSKVSLSGENGVLGRSLVIHARPDDYKTDPAGATGPRERCGVIVRENLAVRDYPLPGPQDFPEGVAVDARRGLIYTGSAANGTIYVLNASSGAVSKFQEGGAKGRATALGMKVDAQGRLWVAGGAQGTVSVLSPDGMTLKVLETPPSPHKYVNDLVVAPDANVYVTDSYRPVLYRVKPDLTLESWLDLGRTPIKYGPGINLNGLVVTPDGRYLLSVQLNTGDLWRIDLRTKAVRKVMGGLVNGDGLLLDGRTLYVARNKDQVVGKVALSADYGSGQLVAEEPLAGLRFPTTLASLGGELIVTQGQLDKLQGGTPETPFRLTRFRKF, from the coding sequence ATGCGAACTTTTGCTCTGACCAGCCTGCTTGCGCTCGGGCTCGCTGCGGCGGGCGGCGCGGCCGCCCCCACCCCCGCGCCGCTGAGGGCCACCGCCGCCATCCGTGACGCGGCCGGACAGGTCACCGGCACGGCCCGCTTCGAGCAGCTGGGCGTAAACCTTCAGATCACCGTGCAGGTGCGCGGCCTGACCCCCGGCCAGCATGGCATGCACATTCACGAGATGGGGCGCTGCACCCCCGGCGTCGATCCGGCCACCAACACCGTCGTGCCCTTCGGCGGGGCAGGCGGCCACTTCGACCCCGGCATGAGCAAGAACCACGACGCCCCCACCACCGACAACAAGCACGGTCACGGCGGCGACACGCCCATGCTGAACGTGGCGGCCGACGGTAGCGGCCAGCTGACCTTCACCACCTCCAAGGTCAGCCTGAGCGGGGAAAACGGGGTGCTGGGCCGCAGCCTGGTGATTCACGCCCGGCCCGACGACTACAAGACCGACCCGGCGGGCGCCACCGGCCCACGCGAACGCTGCGGCGTGATCGTGCGCGAGAACCTCGCGGTGCGCGACTACCCGCTGCCCGGCCCACAGGACTTCCCGGAAGGCGTGGCGGTGGACGCCCGGCGCGGCCTGATCTACACCGGCAGCGCGGCCAACGGCACCATCTATGTGCTGAACGCCAGCAGCGGGGCCGTCAGCAAATTCCAGGAAGGCGGCGCCAAAGGCCGCGCCACGGCGCTGGGGATGAAGGTGGACGCGCAGGGCCGGCTGTGGGTGGCCGGCGGCGCGCAGGGCACGGTCAGCGTGCTGTCACCCGACGGCATGACCCTGAAGGTGCTCGAAACGCCGCCCTCGCCGCACAAGTATGTCAACGACCTGGTGGTGGCCCCCGATGCGAACGTGTACGTCACCGACAGCTACCGGCCCGTTCTGTACCGCGTCAAACCCGACCTGACGCTGGAAAGCTGGCTGGATCTGGGCCGCACGCCCATCAAGTACGGCCCCGGCATCAACCTCAACGGCCTGGTCGTGACCCCCGACGGGCGTTACCTGCTCAGCGTGCAGCTGAACACAGGCGACCTATGGCGCATCGACCTGCGCACCAAAGCGGTTCGGAAGGTCATGGGCGGCCTGGTCAATGGTGACGGCCTGCTGCTCGACGGCCGCACGCTGTACGTGGCGCGCAACAAGGATCAGGTCGTCGGCAAGGTGGCCCTCAGCGCCGATTACGGCAGCGGCCAGCTGGTCGCCGAGGAACCCCTGGCGGGCCTGCGTTTTCCCACCACCCTTGCCAGCCTGGGCGGCGAACTGATCGTGACCCAGGGGCAACTGGACAAACTTCAGGGCGGCACGCCAGAGACCCCGTTCAGGCTCACGCGCTTCAGGAAGTTCTAG